The following coding sequences lie in one Desulfitibacter alkalitolerans DSM 16504 genomic window:
- a CDS encoding recombinase family protein has protein sequence MNKNVSVAMYIRLSNEDADISKNDAKIESNSVSNQRDLLMDFISRHPDLADSNILEFCDDGYSGTNFERPAVQQLLTKVRQGEINCIVVKDFSRFGRNYLELGDYLEQVFPFLGVRFISVNDGYDSAKDNGITAGLDIGLKNLIYDLYSKDLSKKVKTAKTAKMKKGEYIGSFAPFGYLKAKDKKNAIVVDEEAAVVVKRIFQLAAEGNNTSAIAKILNADGVPSPARHYQKNHNNKKWRKAKGDLVWQTMAVLKILKDETYTGKTINHKREKPDVNSMSTVAVPREQWIVVPDTHEAIISEELYLEAQKVIRKISKRKEYKIDNTRVLYGKVKCGICKKNLQRSHTKVPYYICKSNYFDENSLCYHGRTEEPMILEVLLEAIRQQAQIANKAEKLVLKEKEKSESEVADLLQSARKAQQHLERLNALKIEEYEKYLDGKIGKDDYLKQREMYNQEIEQTSSQISKLEADYELQKLKNKESENQFIEHFKRKQEIKELSRDLVKELVDSIYVFGENQIEIVWNFADDYKKILEML, from the coding sequence ATGAACAAGAATGTCTCAGTAGCTATGTACATTAGGCTTTCCAATGAGGATGCGGACATTTCAAAAAATGATGCAAAAATTGAAAGCAACAGCGTTAGTAATCAGCGTGATCTGTTGATGGATTTTATAAGTCGCCATCCTGATTTGGCAGATTCAAACATCTTGGAGTTTTGCGATGACGGCTACAGCGGTACGAATTTTGAACGTCCGGCAGTACAGCAGTTGTTAACCAAAGTAAGGCAAGGAGAAATTAACTGTATTGTGGTAAAAGATTTTTCACGATTTGGCAGAAACTACTTGGAGTTAGGGGATTATCTGGAGCAAGTATTTCCGTTTTTAGGAGTTCGATTTATATCTGTAAATGACGGATATGACAGTGCAAAAGATAATGGTATAACGGCAGGCCTTGATATTGGGTTGAAGAACCTTATCTACGACCTTTACAGTAAAGACCTATCAAAGAAAGTAAAGACAGCTAAAACAGCTAAAATGAAAAAGGGCGAGTATATTGGTTCTTTCGCTCCATTTGGGTATCTCAAAGCGAAGGATAAGAAAAATGCAATTGTTGTTGATGAGGAAGCTGCAGTTGTTGTTAAGCGAATCTTTCAATTGGCAGCCGAGGGGAACAATACAAGTGCGATCGCTAAAATACTCAATGCAGATGGAGTACCTTCACCTGCAAGGCACTACCAAAAAAATCATAATAACAAAAAGTGGAGAAAAGCCAAAGGAGATTTGGTTTGGCAAACTATGGCTGTCTTAAAAATCCTTAAAGATGAAACTTACACAGGAAAGACAATCAACCATAAGAGGGAAAAGCCTGACGTTAACAGTATGAGTACGGTGGCTGTTCCGAGGGAACAATGGATAGTGGTTCCAGATACGCATGAGGCTATAATAAGCGAAGAATTGTATTTGGAAGCTCAGAAGGTGATTCGTAAGATATCCAAACGTAAAGAGTACAAGATTGATAATACAAGAGTTCTTTATGGTAAAGTAAAATGCGGTATTTGTAAGAAGAACCTTCAACGCTCACATACAAAGGTGCCTTATTATATTTGTAAGAGCAACTATTTTGATGAAAACAGCCTTTGCTATCATGGAAGAACAGAGGAGCCAATGATTCTGGAAGTGCTATTGGAAGCAATACGGCAACAGGCTCAAATAGCCAACAAAGCAGAAAAGCTTGTACTTAAGGAAAAAGAAAAATCAGAAAGTGAAGTGGCTGATTTATTACAATCTGCAAGGAAAGCTCAGCAACATCTTGAAAGGCTAAATGCTTTAAAAATTGAAGAGTATGAGAAATATTTGGATGGGAAGATCGGAAAAGATGACTATCTGAAGCAGAGAGAAATGTACAATCAAGAGATTGAACAAACATCCTCGCAGATTAGCAAACTGGAAGCCGATTACGAACTTCAAAAACTAAAGAATAAGGAGTCGGAAAACCAATTTATCGAACACTTCAAAAGAAAACAGGAAATCAAAGAACTAAGCAGGGATTTAGTGAAAGAACTTGTTGATTCAATATACGTGTTCGGTGAAAATCAGATTGAGATTGTGTGGAACTTTGCTGATGATTATAAAAAAATATTGGAGATGTTATAA
- a CDS encoding recombinase family protein translates to MKKVWIYSRIANAENLNDVYLIGQERSLKKLAEQHCFSIVGYSKDIGSGLNLNRKGLKEIENAISVNAIDTVIVKDMSRIGRNVFDVLSLLREWKEQGIELLTADEL, encoded by the coding sequence ATGAAGAAAGTATGGATCTACAGCAGGATTGCTAATGCTGAAAATTTAAATGATGTTTATCTGATTGGGCAAGAAAGATCGTTAAAGAAATTGGCCGAGCAACATTGTTTTAGCATAGTTGGATATTCAAAAGATATTGGCAGTGGGCTGAATCTCAATAGGAAAGGACTCAAGGAAATTGAGAATGCCATATCTGTAAATGCGATTGATACCGTTATTGTAAAAGATATGAGCAGGATTGGCAGAAATGTTTTTGATGTTCTTTCTCTTTTAAGAGAATGGAAGGAGCAAGGTATTGAATTGCTTACGGCAGATGAATTATAG
- a CDS encoding DEAD/DEAH box helicase, which translates to MKNVNAKYVYGLSATPTRKDGHHPIVFMQCGPIRYKDDAKKQAQKRPFEHYILPRFTSMRVPLDENEKEVTIQELYTEIVNNETRNNLIVDDVVKSYDNGRNCIILTERTSHVQLLAKKLGQRIPEVIPLTGGMGTKKTREIFAKIADTPPTKQ; encoded by the coding sequence TTGAAAAACGTAAATGCTAAATATGTTTATGGACTAAGTGCGACGCCAACTCGAAAAGACGGACATCACCCAATTGTATTTATGCAATGTGGTCCAATCCGCTATAAGGATGACGCGAAAAAGCAGGCTCAGAAAAGGCCTTTTGAGCATTATATCTTACCAAGATTTACTTCCATGAGAGTTCCATTGGATGAGAATGAAAAGGAAGTTACTATTCAGGAACTATATACTGAAATAGTAAATAATGAAACCAGGAATAACCTAATTGTCGACGATGTAGTTAAAAGTTATGATAACGGCAGAAACTGTATTATATTAACAGAAAGAACTTCCCATGTCCAGTTACTGGCAAAGAAACTTGGTCAAAGAATCCCTGAGGTAATACCTCTTACCGGCGGGATGGGTACAAAGAAAACTAGAGAGATATTTGCAAAAATAGCTGATACACCACCAACTAAACAATAG